The genomic window AGCCGCAGTCAAGGGCGGCGGATTTCCGTGGGTCCAGGCGATGGCCAGGGCGTCCGAAGCGTCCAGCGGAAGGTCGGAGCCCTGTATCCCGAGCTGTGCAAAGACCATGTGGGCCACCTGTTCCTTAGAGGCGGCACCATCGCCGGTAACGGACAGCTTGACTACCTTGGGCGGATATTCGTCAAAGGACATGCCCCGCTTGCGGCAGGCCACAAGAACCGCCCCGCGGATATGTCCGAGCACCAGGGCACTCTTGGCATTTTTGGCAAAGAACACCCCTTCCATGGCCAGGGCGTCTGGCCGGTACTGGTCCAGCAGGGATTCCAGCTTGGTGATAATCTGTAATAGACGGTCCTCCAACGACTTAGACGCCGGTGAATGGATGGTGCCGTATTCCAGCACCGAAAACCCCTTCGGATTCTTTTCTAGAAAGGCGTATCCTGTCGTAATAGAGCCCGGGTCGATGCCGAGAATAACCATAGCCAAAAAGTAGATAAAATGACCTAAAAAGTGTTCCATTCCGGGTATTTTTTATTAGATTCCTATATGGAGGCTCCCTATGCTTATCGACCAGGAAAACTCAGGCTTTGTACATGTAAAGACCCACCCCCGTCAGTTGGGAATTCCCCTCAGCCGGTGGGGCCGGAACCTGATTTCCAGTTGTCCGTTCCACGCTCCCGAAGAGACCTCCCTGTTCTTCTACGACGCCCTGGGTTACTGGCGTTACCGCTGCCTCCAGTGCGGTAGCGAAGGCGACCTGGTGGAATTCGTGATGCGGAGCCGCTTCAACGGCATGGATGAACCCGCCGCTCGGGCAGAAGCCCTGGAATTCCTGGGCGGACTCGAACAGGAACAGGACTCCAAGAAAGACGACCACCTTTTGCTCAAGGAAGTAGGTGGCGAAAAGTCCAAGGTGCTGGAATGTTTTGTCCGTTATTGCCACTGGGCCGCCTGCAAGAGCCCATCTTCCGAAGAATTTCTACAGTCCAGGGGCTGGAACATCGGTCAGGCCCAGCTCTACGGCCTGGGCTACTACAGTGGCGACCCGGAGCCCTTCTTTAGTTATTGCATGCTTTCCGGGCTGGAACGCCACCAGGTCAGTTTCTATCTGGACAACCTGGAAGCCTACCACGAACCGAGAATTACTATTCCCGCACGCAATTCCAAGGGGCTCATCCATTCTGTGTATGGCCGCCTCATGGAAGATGACGGCAAGCCCCACCCCTACGTTTCTTTTGCCTCGGGCCCAAGCGATATTCCCTTCAATATCCAACCCGAAAACAGCAACCCCATTATCGTAGAAGGTTTCTTCGATGCCCTGACTGCAGACCTGGCGGGGATTCCCGGCGTGGTTTCCACCATGTACCAGGAATTGACCCTGAGCCACCTGCTCAAGCTCAAGGCCTGCGGCGCCGATTCCGCCACCGTCATTCTCAGGCGTGAAAACAACAGGCGCGAACAGGAATACCGTATCCAGGGTTACCTGAAAATGGCCGAAGAACTGGACATGCGTTTCAAGTCCATCGTGCTGTCCAAGGACGAAACGGTAGATGTACTGGTCCGCGACAAGGGCGCCGATTACCTGCTTGACCTTATCGACAAGACCGAAGAAGACACGGTTCACACCCACCGCCGTTCCATGCTGCTCCAGGACATCAAGGAGAACTACGATGCCGCCATGGGTTGCCCTCCAGACACCTGCGTAGGCTACGCCTTGAACAATTTCCCGAAACTCACCAAGGAAATCGACGGCATCCAGTCCGGCTG from Fibrobacter sp. includes these protein-coding regions:
- the ruvC gene encoding crossover junction endodeoxyribonuclease RuvC gives rise to the protein MVILGIDPGSITTGYAFLEKNPKGFSVLEYGTIHSPASKSLEDRLLQIITKLESLLDQYRPDALAMEGVFFAKNAKSALVLGHIRGAVLVACRKRGMSFDEYPPKVVKLSVTGDGAASKEQVAHMVFAQLGIQGSDLPLDASDALAIAWTHGNPPPLTAALKKRPTVRKKKASVQQWKDLIKKMGVEI
- a CDS encoding DNA primase, whose protein sequence is MLIDQENSGFVHVKTHPRQLGIPLSRWGRNLISSCPFHAPEETSLFFYDALGYWRYRCLQCGSEGDLVEFVMRSRFNGMDEPAARAEALEFLGGLEQEQDSKKDDHLLLKEVGGEKSKVLECFVRYCHWAACKSPSSEEFLQSRGWNIGQAQLYGLGYYSGDPEPFFSYCMLSGLERHQVSFYLDNLEAYHEPRITIPARNSKGLIHSVYGRLMEDDGKPHPYVSFASGPSDIPFNIQPENSNPIIVEGFFDALTADLAGIPGVVSTMYQELTLSHLLKLKACGADSATVILRRENNRREQEYRIQGYLKMAEELDMRFKSIVLSKDETVDVLVRDKGADYLLDLIDKTEEDTVHTHRRSMLLQDIKENYDAAMGCPPDTCVGYALNNFPKLTKEIDGIQSGCFFVSSKPFGLKTSLLSSLALDLIDSNPILKIIYIALETPRRQIFDRMVAMETGESILTVRKQNEDDAINGKILEATKKLMNLVRTNRLEIWEDYPTFDNNEMMSILKEERKQNSDLIVMIDGLDHLKIDGRLELDDIHERRSFVMLDLYKSLDIPLFLGGELIPTEEGFEGPRPYLRDSDAIYWLDSQNKTLTLSVNSNRLGVSHKYNCPIFIDPMSNKMQEAE